The window TATCCTCTCGGGTGGCAGGAAGCTGAGATATTCTCGGACCTCTAGTTGCATGCGGTCAATCTCGACCAGAAAACCGGACACCGTTGCCCGGTAATTCAAAGGATTGATCTCCGTCTTGCGCAGATTCGCCACTTGGTTCTGAAACCACGCGATACGTTCCAAGGTCGTTTAGCTGCTGCTCGTTTGTAATCATGTTCTCCCCGGGAGGATCTCGACAATACCGCGTTGGCCGCCTTCGCGGCGAAGCTGCCAGTATTCTATCATTGCCTGCTCCAAATCTCTCGCCCTCAGTTCCTGCATAACACACGAACGGGGGCCAAATATTTAGTGAATATTTAGTGCAATGGTAGACCTGGCCCTTCACTTCTTCAAAAGGGCTCTGACCCCTTTACCCTTGACCCCTTTACCCTTGACCCCTTTACCCTGACCCCTTTACCCCACGGACACGCGCCCTACACTCGCTGTTGGAATATTAGAACTGACCCCATACTCCCCGCTCGGCTGGAGGGCCATTTTTATGCCGCTATACCTTCCACCGTCACGTGGCGGACGTCCGTCCGCTGACTTGCATGCTCGAACGTGATCGCACAAACATTGCCTTGTGCATCGACATCAAGAACCGTGTTCTCATCAAGATCCTTCGAATCGGCAATGTCTCTATCACGAAACTCGATGTATAGGGTGTCCGTGTCTGCGAAGTACTTGACCTTCATAGCTTGAACCCTCTATCAAAGAATGCGTTGTGGACTGTTTCTCCATCCGGCAGCAAAATCACTCGCAGGTACCTGCCCTCCATTTCTTCAATTCCAGTCCAACGTCGGATACGACCGTCTGCGTGGATGTGCTCTTTTTCCGGGCGATCAATGGCGCGTTGAATCCATTCGTCTTCAATTATCGCCCGATCGGGTCGAGAGCGTATCGCTTGGAAATATTCAGTTGACTTCA is drawn from Pseudomonadota bacterium and contains these coding sequences:
- a CDS encoding DUF2283 domain-containing protein yields the protein MKVKYFADTDTLYIEFRDRDIADSKDLDENTVLDVDAQGNVCAITFEHASQRTDVRHVTVEGIAA